From Alteromonas sp. RKMC-009, one genomic window encodes:
- the mutL gene encoding DNA mismatch repair endonuclease MutL: protein MPIQLLPPQLANQIAAGEVVERPASVVKELIENSLDAGATRIELDIEKGGHKRIRLRDNGGGICKDELPLALSRHATSKIATLDDLEQIMSLGFRGEALASISSVSRLTLTSRPEDQEQAWQAHCEGRDMEVTVNPVAHPNGTTIDVADLFYNTPARRKFLRTEKTEYQHIEDVVRRIALSHPDVSFLLKHNGKMTKRYQASSSDPLTRRISAVMGQKFLSNAVYVKTGYDGMTLEAWLGNETMLRSSTDSQFSFVNGRGMRDKLILHAIRQAYESVWGVLEQPSFVVYLTVDPRDVDVNVHPAKHEVRFQQSRLVHDFICKAVADALSDGDTGETAQFDEPEHDYIRPLTPAQPQGTHQGHSPENNGYSTTATQSVPRSAQSFAGSSAGTAQGRYHGSGAAGGTGRHRSAPVPAATVADYGQRYSTLLSSQIDTQETSALSFLQLNEYVRIYCHKNNCLLLSVNAIIAQWVAAQIEQAGTSQPLLMPVSVANTNVSEQTVEVLQDHHFEISLVAGKYRLQQAPSGCRHFPWVNWFPVMLTSGGQNLNDVLKSLISVTTVPADILTAVWHGFELMPVSEQITVLEQQGRSQPADRLIETWPE from the coding sequence TTGCCTATACAGCTACTCCCACCGCAGTTAGCGAACCAAATCGCTGCCGGCGAAGTGGTAGAAAGACCTGCGTCTGTTGTTAAAGAACTGATTGAGAACAGTCTCGACGCCGGTGCCACACGTATCGAACTGGATATTGAAAAAGGCGGGCATAAGCGTATCAGATTGCGTGACAACGGTGGCGGCATCTGTAAAGACGAATTACCCCTGGCGCTCAGCCGTCATGCAACCAGTAAAATTGCAACGCTGGATGATCTCGAACAAATCATGTCGTTAGGGTTCCGCGGTGAAGCACTGGCCAGTATCAGCTCAGTCAGCAGGCTTACTCTGACTTCCAGACCGGAAGATCAGGAGCAGGCATGGCAGGCTCACTGTGAAGGTCGTGACATGGAGGTTACTGTGAATCCGGTTGCCCACCCGAATGGCACGACTATCGACGTGGCTGATTTGTTTTACAATACGCCGGCAAGACGCAAGTTTCTGCGCACTGAAAAAACCGAATATCAGCATATCGAAGATGTGGTCCGCAGGATCGCACTCAGCCATCCCGACGTGTCCTTTTTGCTGAAACATAACGGCAAGATGACAAAGCGTTATCAGGCTTCGTCATCTGATCCTCTGACCCGCCGTATCAGTGCGGTAATGGGGCAAAAGTTTCTGAGCAACGCGGTTTACGTGAAAACCGGCTATGACGGCATGACACTTGAAGCCTGGCTGGGCAATGAGACCATGCTAAGAAGCAGTACCGACAGCCAGTTCAGTTTTGTAAACGGCCGGGGTATGCGGGACAAACTCATCCTGCACGCAATCCGTCAGGCTTATGAAAGTGTGTGGGGTGTGCTGGAACAACCGTCTTTCGTGGTTTACCTGACCGTTGATCCCCGTGATGTGGATGTGAATGTGCATCCGGCCAAACATGAAGTCCGCTTTCAGCAAAGCCGCCTTGTACATGATTTTATCTGTAAGGCTGTGGCTGACGCGCTCAGTGACGGTGACACCGGTGAAACAGCACAGTTTGATGAGCCGGAACATGATTACATCCGCCCCCTTACTCCGGCGCAGCCGCAGGGTACGCATCAGGGGCATTCCCCGGAAAATAACGGATACAGCACAACAGCAACGCAATCCGTGCCGCGCTCCGCACAGTCTTTTGCAGGTTCCTCTGCCGGAACTGCACAGGGACGCTATCATGGAAGCGGGGCGGCAGGAGGAACGGGCCGTCACCGCAGTGCACCGGTGCCTGCTGCAACGGTGGCCGATTACGGGCAGCGCTACAGCACTTTGCTCAGCTCACAGATTGATACGCAGGAGACCTCTGCGTTATCATTCTTGCAGTTAAATGAATATGTAAGAATTTACTGTCATAAAAACAACTGTTTGCTTTTATCTGTAAACGCTATAATCGCCCAATGGGTGGCGGCTCAAATTGAGCAGGCCGGCACATCGCAACCATTGCTGATGCCGGTATCAGTGGCCAACACGAATGTAAGTGAACAAACCGTTGAGGTTTTGCAGGATCACCACTTTGAAATCAGTCTGGTGGCAGGTAAATACCGGTTACAACAGGCACCTTCAGGATGCAGACATTTTCCCTGGGTGAACTGGTTTCCGGTCATGCTGACTTCCGGCGGGCAGAACCTGAATGATGTGCTAAAGTCTTTAATATCAGTGACAACCGTACCGGCTGATATTCTTACAGCTGTGTGGCACGGATTTGAATTGATGCCTGTCAGTGAACAGATTACCGTGCTGGAGCAACAGGGTCGCAGCCAGCCGGCAGACAGATTAATAGAGACGTGGCCGGAATGA
- the miaA gene encoding tRNA (adenosine(37)-N6)-dimethylallyltransferase MiaA has product MSESQNMKPVVSIMGPTASGKTGLALELSQSVPCEIISVDSALVYKGMDIGTAKPTAEEQALAPHWLIDIIDPSETYSVAEFRRDVISLVNDIHQRGKLPVLVGGTMMYFNALINGISPLPKSDDEVRAGIVRDAGAHGWQALHDELSRVDPVSGARIHPNDPQRVTRALEVYRSTGRSLTDWQAEKGEPCPFQVTQFAIAPEDRAVLHGRIEQRFDMMLEDGFIDEVKTLFARGDLHEDLPSIRSVGYRQAWQYLQGQLDYAEMREKGIIATRQLAKRQLTWLRGWPELHWLDTFANYNLTNILSKITL; this is encoded by the coding sequence ATGAGTGAAAGTCAGAATATGAAGCCCGTCGTAAGTATTATGGGGCCTACCGCTTCCGGTAAAACAGGTCTGGCGCTGGAGCTGTCACAAAGCGTACCGTGTGAAATTATCAGTGTTGACTCAGCGCTGGTGTATAAAGGCATGGACATCGGTACGGCAAAGCCGACCGCGGAAGAACAGGCGCTGGCGCCACACTGGCTGATTGATATTATCGATCCGTCTGAAACGTATTCCGTGGCGGAATTCCGCCGCGATGTTATTTCGCTGGTTAACGATATCCATCAGCGTGGCAAACTGCCGGTGCTGGTGGGTGGTACGATGATGTACTTTAATGCCTTGATAAATGGTATTTCGCCCTTACCTAAGTCTGACGATGAGGTGAGAGCGGGCATTGTCCGGGATGCCGGGGCGCATGGATGGCAAGCCTTACACGATGAATTATCTCGTGTAGACCCTGTAAGTGGCGCCCGCATTCACCCGAATGATCCGCAGCGTGTAACACGGGCGCTTGAGGTTTACCGGTCAACCGGCCGCAGTCTCACTGACTGGCAGGCCGAAAAAGGCGAGCCATGTCCTTTTCAGGTGACGCAATTTGCGATAGCACCGGAAGACAGAGCAGTGTTACACGGTCGTATTGAACAGCGGTTCGATATGATGCTTGAAGATGGCTTCATTGATGAAGTGAAGACATTGTTTGCCCGGGGTGATCTTCATGAAGATTTACCCTCTATACGTTCAGTAGGATACCGTCAGGCGTGGCAGTATTTACAAGGGCAACTCGACTATGCAGAAATGCGTGAGAAAGGTATTATTGCAACGCGTCAACTTGCAAAACGGCAACTGACCTGGTTAAGAGGCTGGCCGGAACTGCACTGGCTTGACACGTTTGCTAACTATAATTTGACGAATATTTTGTCAAAAATCACACTTTAA
- the hfq gene encoding RNA chaperone Hfq, whose protein sequence is MAKGQSLQDPFLNALRKERIPVSIYLVNGIKLQGQVESFDQFVILLKNTVSQMVYKHAISTVVPSRAITMPSSTQGDAENSKSE, encoded by the coding sequence ATGGCTAAAGGGCAATCACTACAAGACCCATTCTTGAATGCGTTAAGAAAAGAGCGTATTCCCGTATCCATTTATCTGGTAAATGGGATCAAACTTCAGGGGCAAGTGGAATCGTTCGACCAGTTCGTGATTCTGTTGAAAAACACAGTTAGCCAGATGGTTTACAAGCATGCCATTTCAACGGTTGTACCATCACGTGCTATCACTATGCCTAGCTCAACCCAAGGGGATGCTGAAAATAGTAAAAGTGAATAA
- the hflX gene encoding ribosome rescue GTPase HflX — MFDRYEAGEQAILVHVNFADENSKEDLAELELLVSSAGVNAVDVLTTSRSAPHAKYFVGSGKAEEIAASVKAHDANVVIFNHALSPSQERNLEAICKCRVLDRTGLILDIFAQRARTHEGKLQVELAQLRHISTRLIRGWTHLERQKGGIGLRGPGETQLETDRRLLRGRIKAILRRLEKVQKQREQGRRSRKRAEIPTVSLVGYTNAGKSTLFNTITNSHVYAADQLFATLDPTLRKIDLQDVGPAILADTVGFIRHLPHDLVAAFKATLQETQEADLLLHVVDVAEANYRETMDEVNAVLEEIEADDIQQLIICNKIDKLDEISPRIDRDDEGVPVRVWVSAHSGEGLDLLSKALTDCLGQSMVSYTLRIPPAQSKLRGVLYDLNCIANEAYDDGGDWVVDVRMPTSDWNRLEKRLDDGLSGYVVHH; from the coding sequence TTGTTTGACCGTTATGAAGCCGGTGAACAGGCTATTCTTGTTCATGTAAATTTTGCTGACGAGAACAGCAAAGAAGATCTCGCCGAGCTTGAATTGCTCGTATCTTCTGCGGGAGTGAATGCGGTAGACGTACTTACGACGTCGCGCAGTGCTCCACATGCTAAGTATTTCGTTGGTTCTGGTAAAGCCGAAGAGATTGCTGCTTCTGTGAAAGCGCATGATGCTAATGTAGTGATTTTCAATCATGCGTTATCGCCGTCTCAAGAGCGGAATCTCGAAGCCATCTGCAAATGCCGGGTCTTAGATCGTACCGGCCTTATCCTCGATATCTTCGCACAACGTGCCCGGACACATGAAGGTAAGTTACAGGTGGAACTGGCACAGCTTCGACATATTTCTACCCGGTTAATTCGTGGATGGACACACCTTGAGCGCCAGAAAGGCGGGATAGGTCTGCGTGGTCCGGGTGAAACACAGCTCGAAACTGACCGCCGGTTGTTACGTGGCCGGATTAAGGCCATTCTCCGCAGGCTGGAGAAAGTACAGAAGCAACGTGAGCAAGGGCGCAGATCGCGCAAACGTGCCGAAATTCCCACGGTTTCTCTGGTTGGTTATACCAACGCAGGGAAATCGACGTTATTTAATACCATCACAAATTCCCACGTGTATGCAGCTGATCAGCTGTTTGCCACGCTGGATCCTACTCTGCGAAAAATTGACTTGCAGGATGTGGGGCCGGCTATTCTGGCAGATACCGTCGGGTTTATCCGTCATCTCCCTCACGATCTGGTTGCAGCATTTAAAGCCACGTTACAGGAAACACAGGAAGCGGATTTACTGCTTCATGTTGTTGATGTGGCAGAAGCAAACTACCGTGAAACGATGGATGAAGTGAATGCGGTGCTTGAAGAAATTGAAGCAGATGATATTCAACAATTAATAATCTGTAATAAGATTGATAAACTTGATGAAATATCACCGCGTATAGATAGAGACGACGAGGGTGTACCTGTTCGTGTATGGGTGTCTGCTCATTCCGGAGAGGGGCTCGATTTATTGAGTAAAGCACTTACCGATTGCTTAGGACAGAGCATGGTAAGTTACACACTGCGGATCCCCCCGGCGCAAAGCAAATTGCGCGGGGTGTTGTATGATTTAAATTGTATCGCAAATGAGGCCTATGACGACGGCGGTGACTGGGTAGTGGATGTAAGAATGCCCACCAGTGACTGGAACCGGTTAGAAAAACGCCTTGATGACGGCTTGTCCGGATATGTGGTACATCATTAA
- the hflK gene encoding FtsH protease activity modulator HflK — protein MAWNEPGGKNNDPWKNRGGRDQGPPDLDDVFKNLFGKFGKMGGGNGGSGKSLGTVGAAILIALLAVIWVVSGFYTIRESERGVVLRFGEYSQQVEPGLRWKPTFIDTVIPVDVTSIRDQASSGSMLTEDENVVRVQMEMQYRVVDPYRWTFAVTSPEMSLSQALDSAIRYVVGHSQMDDVLTDGREVTRQRVWEELQSILEPYDLGVTITDMNFRDARPPEEVKDAFDDAIAAQEDEQRFIREAEAYAREIEPRARGQVNRMNEEAQAYKERVILEAQGEVARFSELLPQFEAAPQVTRERIYLETMEEVLGKTSKVLIDSKGGNNMMYLPLDKMMEQKSSSAPARSSSSYQSLPSSSGSNSSGSATQSSGFRDSRFGNGGE, from the coding sequence ATGGCTTGGAATGAGCCGGGTGGCAAAAATAACGACCCGTGGAAAAACCGCGGTGGTCGCGATCAGGGGCCCCCGGATTTGGACGACGTGTTCAAAAACCTGTTTGGTAAATTCGGAAAAATGGGCGGTGGCAACGGTGGTTCAGGTAAAAGCCTGGGCACAGTCGGTGCTGCTATTCTAATCGCGCTGCTGGCCGTAATCTGGGTGGTAAGCGGGTTCTATACCATCCGTGAATCAGAACGTGGTGTGGTGCTTCGTTTCGGTGAATATTCTCAGCAGGTAGAACCGGGACTTCGCTGGAAACCAACCTTTATCGATACCGTTATTCCGGTTGATGTCACATCTATCCGCGACCAGGCGTCCAGCGGCTCCATGCTGACTGAAGACGAAAACGTGGTGCGTGTTCAGATGGAAATGCAATACCGCGTGGTAGACCCGTATCGCTGGACGTTTGCGGTAACCAGCCCTGAAATGAGCCTGAGCCAGGCACTCGACAGTGCAATCCGTTACGTTGTAGGTCACTCACAAATGGATGACGTATTAACTGATGGCCGTGAAGTTACCCGTCAACGTGTCTGGGAAGAGTTGCAATCTATCCTTGAACCTTATGACCTTGGTGTCACCATCACCGATATGAACTTCCGTGATGCCCGTCCGCCTGAAGAAGTGAAAGATGCATTCGATGATGCTATCGCCGCTCAGGAAGATGAACAGCGTTTCATCCGTGAAGCCGAAGCTTATGCACGTGAAATTGAACCCCGTGCCCGTGGTCAGGTTAACCGGATGAATGAAGAAGCGCAGGCTTACAAAGAGCGTGTCATTCTGGAAGCGCAGGGTGAAGTGGCCCGTTTCTCTGAACTGCTGCCTCAGTTTGAAGCTGCGCCTCAGGTTACCCGTGAGCGTATCTATCTGGAAACGATGGAAGAGGTACTGGGTAAAACCAGCAAAGTGCTTATCGACAGCAAAGGTGGAAATAACATGATGTATCTGCCGCTGGATAAAATGATGGAACAAAAATCATCATCTGCGCCGGCCCGTTCATCTTCGTCTTATCAGTCGCTGCCATCTTCATCCGGCAGTAACTCATCGGGCTCAGCAACGCAGAGTTCCGGTTTCCGTGACAGTCGTTTCGGTAACGGAGGAGAATAA
- the hflC gene encoding protease modulator HflC has translation MKNLLIAVVVLFVILLSGSLFVVSEGERAIVIQFGKVQRDDATGETRVFEPGLHFKLPFIDSVRRLDARIQTLDDVPDRFVTSEKKDLIVDSYVKWKIADFAKYYLSTQGGNKLQAEALLKQKVNNGLRSEFGARTIAQIVSGERSALMNQAMEQASESSKELGIEIVDVRVKQINLPNEVSNAIFQRMRAERAAVAREHRSEGQEQAEVIRADIDAKVTVMLADAERNARQVRGEGDALAAQIYATSYSKNPDFYSFLRSMDAYRKSFNGKDDVMVLAPDSDFFKYLDNSKGK, from the coding sequence ATGAAGAACTTACTCATTGCAGTAGTAGTACTGTTTGTTATTTTGCTGTCCGGGTCGTTATTTGTCGTAAGCGAAGGCGAAAGGGCGATTGTTATCCAGTTCGGTAAAGTACAACGTGATGACGCCACCGGCGAAACCCGTGTATTCGAACCCGGCCTGCATTTCAAATTGCCGTTTATCGATTCTGTCCGTCGTCTGGATGCCCGCATTCAAACGTTGGATGATGTGCCTGACCGCTTCGTTACTTCAGAGAAGAAAGACCTTATTGTCGACTCTTACGTGAAGTGGAAAATTGCTGATTTCGCAAAATATTATCTCTCTACACAAGGTGGTAATAAGTTGCAGGCAGAGGCGCTTCTGAAACAGAAGGTGAACAACGGTCTGCGTTCTGAATTCGGTGCCCGCACCATTGCACAAATTGTATCCGGTGAGCGTTCTGCACTGATGAATCAGGCAATGGAACAAGCCAGCGAATCATCTAAAGAACTGGGTATTGAAATTGTTGACGTACGGGTTAAGCAAATTAACCTGCCAAACGAAGTCAGCAACGCGATCTTCCAGCGTATGCGTGCAGAGCGTGCTGCGGTAGCCCGTGAGCACCGTTCGGAAGGTCAGGAACAAGCTGAAGTGATCCGCGCTGATATCGATGCAAAGGTTACCGTTATGCTGGCAGACGCCGAGCGTAATGCCCGTCAGGTACGTGGTGAAGGCGACGCACTGGCAGCACAAATCTATGCAACGTCTTACTCGAAGAACCCTGATTTCTATAGCTTCCTGCGCAGCATGGATGCCTATCGTAAGAGCTTCAATGGTAAAGATGACGTGATGGTGCTTGCACCGGACAGCGATTTCTTTAAATACCTGGATAACTCCAAGGGTAAATAA
- a CDS encoding AbgT family transporter, whose product MSSNQSQVPSRGDAAQSGWFARFLATVEWLGNLLPHPITLFALLSVFIVILSGILGYFDVAVADPRPEGAKGREADGMIEVISLMSAEGLQRIVTGLVTNFTSFAPLGTVLVALLGVSVAEHSGMLSALMRSLVMGAPKRVVTFAVVFAGILSNTASELGYVVLIPLAAMIFHSLGRHPLAGLAAAFAGVSAGYSANLLLGTVDPLLSGITEAAAHMIDPEYVVGPEVNWYFMFISTFVIAIMGTFVTEKIVEPRLGKYNESDASVELEGQSMEAPTALEKKGLKMAGLAFVAVCAVLALTVVPENGPLRNPETGLITGSPFLKGIVAFIFITFAIPGFVYGRVTGSMKNDRDVINAMSKSMGAMGLYITLVFFAAQFVAFFKWTNLGTFLAVKGAALLQAAGLDGPSVFILFILMCGLVNLSLGSASAQWAVTAPIFVPMLMLLGYAPEVIQAAYRIGDSVTNVISPMMSYFGLILAMAAKYRKDVGMGTLIAMMLPYSMVFILGWSLLFFFWVFLLGMPVGPGAATFYTP is encoded by the coding sequence TTGAGTTCCAATCAGTCTCAGGTGCCGTCCCGCGGGGATGCTGCACAGAGCGGATGGTTCGCACGATTTTTGGCTACCGTAGAGTGGCTCGGGAATTTGTTGCCGCATCCGATCACATTATTCGCATTACTTTCTGTATTCATCGTCATCTTAAGTGGCATCCTGGGTTACTTCGATGTGGCTGTGGCCGATCCCCGTCCTGAAGGCGCAAAAGGCCGGGAAGCTGACGGCATGATCGAAGTCATTTCGCTGATGAGTGCCGAAGGTCTTCAGCGCATCGTTACCGGTCTGGTGACCAATTTCACAAGCTTTGCGCCGCTCGGTACTGTGCTGGTGGCATTGTTGGGTGTCTCTGTGGCTGAGCACTCCGGTATGCTTTCCGCGCTGATGCGCTCTCTGGTGATGGGTGCACCTAAGCGTGTGGTCACATTCGCCGTAGTGTTTGCCGGCATTCTTTCAAATACCGCATCTGAGCTGGGTTATGTTGTCCTTATTCCGCTGGCAGCCATGATCTTCCATTCTCTGGGTCGTCATCCGCTGGCCGGGCTGGCTGCTGCATTTGCCGGTGTGTCGGCGGGTTACAGCGCAAACCTGTTACTTGGCACCGTTGACCCGTTACTTTCCGGCATCACTGAAGCCGCCGCGCATATGATTGACCCTGAATATGTGGTCGGCCCTGAAGTAAACTGGTATTTCATGTTTATCAGTACCTTTGTGATTGCCATCATGGGCACCTTTGTGACTGAAAAAATTGTCGAGCCAAGGCTGGGTAAGTACAACGAATCGGATGCGTCTGTGGAATTGGAAGGTCAGTCCATGGAAGCGCCAACGGCTCTGGAAAAGAAAGGTCTGAAAATGGCCGGCCTTGCATTCGTGGCAGTGTGTGCCGTGCTGGCACTTACCGTCGTACCTGAAAATGGCCCGCTGCGAAATCCGGAAACCGGTCTTATAACCGGTTCGCCTTTTCTTAAAGGTATCGTTGCTTTTATTTTCATTACCTTTGCTATACCCGGCTTCGTGTACGGCAGGGTAACGGGTTCGATGAAAAATGACCGCGATGTGATCAACGCCATGTCTAAAAGCATGGGTGCCATGGGTCTCTACATCACGCTGGTATTTTTCGCCGCCCAGTTTGTAGCCTTCTTTAAATGGACGAACCTCGGTACGTTTCTCGCCGTTAAAGGTGCTGCGTTGTTGCAGGCCGCGGGTCTTGACGGGCCGTCGGTATTCATTCTGTTTATTTTGATGTGCGGACTGGTGAATTTGTCGCTGGGCAGTGCCTCGGCACAGTGGGCTGTGACTGCGCCCATTTTCGTGCCCATGCTGATGTTATTAGGTTATGCACCGGAGGTGATTCAGGCTGCGTATCGTATCGGCGACTCGGTTACCAACGTGATCTCGCCGATGATGAGCTATTTTGGGCTGATCCTCGCCATGGCGGCTAAGTATCGTAAGGATGTCGGGATGGGCACCTTGATTGCCATGATGCTGCCTTATTCAATGGTGTTTATCCTCGGCTGGTCCCTGCTGTTTTTCTTCTGGGTATTCCTCCTTGGCATGCCCGTGGGACCGGGAGCGGCAACCTTTTATACACCTTAA
- the hemH gene encoding ferrochelatase, whose translation MKYINSTHFTHGQADRLGVLITNLGTPEQPTKAALKPYLKEFLSDPRVVEVPRLIWWFVLNGVILNFRPGRSAKAYSTVWTDEGSPLMAITKAQHAALAEKCREKYGDDVVVDFAMRYGQPSVASAIDRMLSQGVRKLVVLPLYPQYCASTTASTFDAVTADFTRRRWMPELRFVTHYNDEPAYIEALAASVRQHWEENGKADLLVMSYHGIPKRYLTNGDPYHCECHKTSRLLAEALDLKSDEYMTTFQSRFGREEWLQPYTDETMKGLPGKGVRSVQVLCPGFSADCLETIEEIGEENKDYFMEAGGKRFEYIPALNDSPAHIDTLMTLIERNLQGWQASAQNRKREALAKALGADK comes from the coding sequence ATGAAATATATTAACTCTACCCATTTCACACATGGCCAGGCAGACCGGCTGGGTGTGCTGATCACCAATTTAGGTACGCCTGAACAGCCGACCAAAGCTGCGCTGAAGCCTTACCTGAAAGAGTTTCTTTCCGATCCCCGGGTTGTCGAAGTTCCCCGCCTGATTTGGTGGTTTGTACTCAACGGGGTGATCCTGAACTTCCGGCCCGGACGCTCTGCAAAAGCCTATTCCACAGTGTGGACAGACGAAGGTTCACCGTTAATGGCGATCACTAAGGCTCAACATGCAGCACTGGCAGAGAAGTGCCGGGAAAAATACGGTGACGATGTGGTCGTTGATTTTGCCATGCGCTATGGACAGCCGTCCGTGGCGTCTGCCATCGACAGAATGCTCAGTCAGGGCGTGAGAAAGCTGGTAGTACTGCCGCTGTATCCGCAGTATTGTGCATCCACCACTGCGTCTACTTTTGATGCTGTGACTGCCGATTTTACCCGCCGCCGTTGGATGCCGGAACTGCGTTTTGTAACGCACTATAATGACGAACCCGCTTACATCGAAGCGCTGGCTGCAAGTGTCAGGCAGCACTGGGAGGAAAACGGCAAAGCTGATTTGCTGGTTATGTCCTATCACGGGATCCCGAAGCGTTACCTGACCAATGGTGATCCATACCACTGCGAGTGTCATAAAACATCAAGATTGCTGGCTGAAGCGCTGGATCTGAAATCAGACGAATACATGACCACCTTCCAGTCCCGTTTTGGCCGCGAAGAGTGGCTTCAGCCGTACACTGACGAAACTATGAAAGGACTGCCGGGTAAAGGCGTGCGGTCCGTGCAGGTACTGTGCCCCGGATTTTCAGCGGACTGCCTGGAAACCATTGAAGAAATCGGTGAGGAAAACAAAGACTACTTTATGGAAGCCGGCGGAAAGCGTTTTGAATATATTCCTGCGCTAAACGACTCACCGGCACATATTGATACGTTAATGACACTCATCGAACGTAATCTGCAAGGCTGGCAGGCATCTGCACAAAACCGTAAACGGGAAGCACTGGCGAAAGCCCTCGGTGCAGACAAGTAA
- a CDS encoding DUF4112 domain-containing protein encodes MDSNVKAPEELLKAQKWANMLDTAIKLPVIPFRIGLDSIIGLIPGAGDAAMLIAGFRIISLGKKMGMPSGLLKTMVRNSVMDFALGFIPFVGDIADFFYKSNSKNVQIMEKWWISNNKAAVDRATQEKLSAWQEQLTD; translated from the coding sequence ATGGACAGTAATGTAAAAGCACCGGAAGAGCTGCTCAAGGCACAAAAATGGGCAAACATGCTGGATACGGCGATAAAGTTGCCTGTTATTCCCTTCCGCATCGGGCTGGATTCTATAATCGGTCTCATCCCGGGCGCCGGTGACGCTGCCATGCTCATTGCCGGTTTTCGTATTATCTCTCTTGGAAAAAAGATGGGCATGCCATCCGGCTTGCTTAAAACCATGGTACGTAATTCCGTCATGGACTTCGCTCTCGGCTTCATCCCGTTTGTTGGCGATATTGCTGACTTCTTTTATAAATCTAACAGTAAAAATGTGCAGATCATGGAGAAGTGGTGGATAAGTAATAATAAGGCAGCGGTCGACCGCGCCACGCAGGAAAAATTGTCAGCCTGGCAGGAGCAACTCACCGACTGA